Part of the Clostridia bacterium genome, GCTTGCCGCGAGAAGCGGCGGCAGGGCGATCTGCACGATAGAGCCGCACGAGCTGGGCTGCTTTGTACGTATGCGTTTCATTCTCGGGGGCAGGGAGCTCTTCAACGTCAAGCTTGAGGCGGGCGACGAGATGACCGCCGAGGATATGAAGCGCAACTTCCTGAAGAATCCTCACGACGTTTATATTTCTCTCGTCAAGCTGATAAAATGATCAGAGTATATTTCGCAGCAGCGGCGTTTCGCTTTCGGTGATATGCGCCAGCATCGCTTTCAGCATACGCAGTTCGCCTATAATACCGCTTTTGTCCCGGCATTGAGCAAATCCTTTCATTTGCTCGATGCCGATTTTTATGTCGTGCATTTCCTCATGCCGCACGAAGAGCAGATAATACGGCTCGCGATCGTCCCAGAAGTCGCCGAATTCATCGAGCGTCTGCAGACAAGCGGCGTAATCCTCGCTCATCGCCGCCTTA contains:
- a CDS encoding DUF4363 family protein, whose amino-acid sequence is MKRIVIAVPILLAFIISSSLACLFFLRGTEADADVFIEKVDKAAMSEDYAACLQTLDEFGDFWDDREPYYLLFVRHEEMHDIKIGIEQMKGFAQCRDKSGIIGELRMLKAMLAHITESETPLLRNIL